From Apium graveolens cultivar Ventura chromosome 9, ASM990537v1, whole genome shotgun sequence, the proteins below share one genomic window:
- the LOC141687009 gene encoding uncharacterized protein LOC141687009, with translation MESQYDLGILGWLVFTVLVGGFATIYGYFKQANQRYWSSSSCFSLGEIAFTICSLVKFLLLHVHSASCCSHGVNSNCIDFQFSSWEERIISAKKRERKVGFFLKNIGSGKCTLAVIGKQSIVGQMSYDVYGSFARKYASHLSPRQSLKWSTKREVVDWLSSLITLPNTQVVQEVQYAKEGNSFFKVLIGEFKDSLNVPAMYLQQYNSIGNGWMRLRNGENEWEVEVDGRVIKSGWNKFVKDHKLCEGDFLVFNALGEMFFNVAIFGQNGRIKEYPWFHAFNPDGRVVYV, from the exons ATGGAATCTCAATATGATCTGGGAATACTAGGATGGTTGGTTTTTACCGTACTTGTAGGTGGGTTTGCTACCATATATGGATATTTCAAGCAGGCCAATCAAAGATATTGGTCttcttcttcttgtttttctttagGTGAAATAGCTTTCACAATTTGTTCCCTtgtcaaatttcttcttcttcatgttCATTCTGCTTCATGTTGCTCTCACGGTGTTAACAG TAACTGTATAGATTTCCAGTTCTCTTCTTGGGAGGAAAGAATTATCTCGGCTAAGAAACGTGAGCGAAAAGTCGGATTCTTTTTGAAGAACATTGGTTCCGGAAAATGTACCTTGGCTGTCATCGGAAAACAAAGCATTGTAGGCCAAATGTCTTACGATGTTTATGGATCCTTTGCTAGAAAATATGCTTCTCATCTATCTCCTCGACAATCCCTCAAGTGGAGTACAAAGAGGGAAGTTGTGGATTGGTTATCCTCCTTGATAACACTACCTAACACACAAGTTGTGCAAGAAGTTCAGTATGCAAAGGAAGGCAACAGTTTCTTTAAAGTCTTAATAGGCGAGTTCAAAGATAGCTTAAATGTACCAGCAATGTATTTACAACAGTACAACAGTATCGGAAATGGTTGGATGAGACTTAGGAATGGAGAAAATGAATGGGAAGTAGAAGTAGACGGTCGAGTCATCAAGAGCGGGTGGAATAAATTTGTCAAGGATCATAAGCTTTGTGAAGGTGATTTTCTTGTATTTAATGCTCTGGGGGAGATGTTTTTCAATGTGGCTATTTTTGGACAAAATGGTCGGATTAAAGAATATCCATGGTTTCATGCTTTTAACCCTGACGGTAGAGTAGTGTACGTGTGA